A single region of the Candidatus Methanomethylicota archaeon genome encodes:
- a CDS encoding nickel-dependent hydrogenase large subunit, which produces MSDKKIIEKELSIGPVHPALIEPYRIRLFVNDEIVEDCEININMAYRGVERLLEGLPVEKALLITERVCGICSNVHAWNSVRVVEAGLKIDVPERANYIRVLINEIQRIASHLIFFGHAFEVVGHETFAMRSFLLREVFMDLMAYIGGNRVMPAVPVIGGIRPRADLTESLKRVISERINDFEKKYKEYIERILADSMVMSRLTGVGFLSKEDAIKYHATGPTGRASGWNYDVRTLMHEYKPFDFEVIVLTEGDNKARVVQRALEIFECLKIIRQILKNIPDGPIINRDWVPTKMNYTTAYFEAFRGELMHSYGLDSQGLIRGYKIRTPTLTNLAAMEKACVGDHVTDAILTIASCDPCLTCCTRVEIIESDKRKVMSVMEIMKKYRR; this is translated from the coding sequence ATGAGTGATAAAAAAATAATAGAAAAAGAATTATCCATAGGTCCAGTACATCCTGCATTAATCGAGCCTTATAGAATTAGATTATTTGTAAATGATGAAATAGTTGAAGATTGTGAAATTAATATTAATATGGCTTATAGAGGAGTAGAACGTCTTCTTGAAGGCCTTCCTGTTGAAAAAGCACTCTTAATTACTGAAAGAGTTTGTGGTATATGTTCTAATGTACATGCTTGGAATTCTGTTAGAGTTGTAGAAGCTGGATTAAAAATAGACGTTCCAGAAAGAGCTAATTATATTAGAGTATTAATTAATGAAATACAACGTATAGCAAGTCACTTAATATTCTTTGGTCATGCTTTTGAAGTTGTTGGTCACGAAACTTTTGCTATGCGTTCATTTTTATTAAGAGAAGTATTCATGGACCTCATGGCGTATATAGGTGGAAATAGAGTAATGCCTGCAGTTCCTGTTATTGGAGGAATAAGACCAAGGGCAGACCTCACAGAATCTCTTAAAAGAGTTATAAGTGAAAGAATAAATGATTTTGAGAAAAAATATAAAGAGTATATTGAAAGAATTTTAGCAGATTCAATGGTAATGTCAAGGCTTACTGGTGTAGGATTTTTATCAAAAGAAGATGCTATAAAATATCATGCAACAGGTCCTACTGGTAGAGCTTCTGGATGGAATTATGATGTTAGAACATTAATGCATGAATATAAGCCTTTTGATTTTGAAGTTATAGTTCTTACAGAGGGAGATAACAAAGCAAGAGTAGTTCAAAGAGCACTTGAAATTTTTGAATGTTTAAAAATTATACGTCAAATATTAAAAAATATTCCAGATGGGCCTATTATAAATAGAGATTGGGTTCCTACAAAGATGAACTATACTACAGCTTATTTTGAAGCTTTTAGAGGTGAGTTAATGCATTCTTATGGACTAGACTCTCAAGGTTTAATACGTGGATATAAAATTAGAACTCCAACACTTACTAATTTAGCTGCAATGGAAAAAGCATGTGTTGGAGATCATGTAACTGATGCTATTTTAACAATTGCAAGTTGTGATCCATGTTTAACATGTTGTACACGTGTAGAAATAATAGAATCTGATAAAAGAAAAGTTATGAGTGTTATGGAAATAATGAAAAAATATAGAAGGTGA
- a CDS encoding 4Fe-4S binding protein, with product MISLLRVMLQGIYRNFIRIIAKADRVTSIEIRNKVISLSVPAWETVLDEMCIGCGGCEKVCPTHAITMVPLEKPVEIIEGYKREKVPRIDLMKCIFCLNCHDFCPIFALFGEAAPIHARDVGSPRMTLSEILKKPIKAPPEKIEELKKLIPSEFFKAIGR from the coding sequence ATGATATCTTTATTAAGAGTAATGTTACAAGGAATTTATAGAAACTTTATTCGTATTATAGCAAAAGCAGATAGAGTAACAAGTATTGAAATTAGAAATAAAGTTATTTCACTTTCAGTTCCAGCTTGGGAAACAGTTCTTGATGAAATGTGTATTGGTTGTGGTGGATGTGAAAAAGTCTGTCCTACTCATGCAATAACTATGGTTCCTTTAGAAAAGCCTGTAGAGATAATTGAAGGTTATAAAAGAGAAAAAGTGCCAAGAATTGATCTTATGAAATGTATTTTTTGTTTAAATTGTCATGACTTCTGTCCTATATTTGCATTATTTGGTGAAGCTGCACCAATTCATGCAAGAGATGTTGGTAGTCCAAGAATGACTTTAAGTGAAATATTGAAAAAACCTATAAAAGCTCCACCTGAAAAAATTGAGGAGCTTAAAAAATTAATTCCATCAGAATTCTTTAAGGCTATAGGGAGGTAG
- a CDS encoding 4Fe-4S binding protein: protein MKCIRCGTCVKICPVNAISFNPIIDEKPLVDIKKCILCELCASHCPTDAIPILYTLPKRELKYWSININRDLCIGCGLCVDACKISLRGNNAIYLNKGLAYVNEEKCIGCGACATTCPTDCIRLVKYYGSEKVKAEEVVIIP from the coding sequence ATGAAGTGTATAAGATGTGGAACATGTGTTAAAATTTGTCCAGTAAATGCTATTAGTTTTAATCCTATTATTGACGAAAAACCATTAGTGGATATTAAAAAATGTATATTATGTGAATTGTGTGCTTCTCATTGTCCTACTGATGCAATACCTATATTATATACTTTGCCTAAGCGAGAATTGAAATATTGGTCAATAAATATCAATAGAGACCTATGTATTGGATGTGGATTATGCGTAGATGCATGTAAAATTTCTCTTAGGGGAAATAATGCTATTTATTTAAATAAAGGCTTAGCATATGTAAATGAAGAAAAATGTATTGGTTGTGGTGCATGTGCTACTACCTGTCCAACAGATTGTATAAGATTAGTAAAATATTATGGTAGTGAAAAAGTTAAAGCAGAGGAGGTAGTTATAATACCATGA